The Setaria italica strain Yugu1 chromosome VIII, Setaria_italica_v2.0, whole genome shotgun sequence genome includes the window gtcggcggcggctcgtgcGCGGCGCCTCAAGGCACCGGATGCAGCGGCAACAGCTCTTGTGCCGACGCGCCCAGCGGCGCCAAAGGCTATGTCTGCAGTTGCTTGACATTTTACGAAGGCAACCCATACATCCCTAATGGATGCCAAGGTACATTCCTAATCCCACGGCGACGGCGTGTAATTCCGTTGACTTGATATCTTTTTCAGCGATCGAACTAACTCAACTTTCATATCTTGTTTGACCCTCTATTAATTTCCAGACATCAATGAGTGCTCCGATCATAGTTTGAATGGTTGCCACCACACTACGACCTGCGTGAACAGACAGGGTGGCTATGACTGTAAATGCAAACCCGGAATGACACGCCGTGGGACTGAAGGACCCTGCACCGAGAAATTCCCCCTACCAGCGAAGATCATCGTCGGTAAATAAGCACTAAACTAGCGCACTACATAGTTGAATTACATCCGTACACCAACTTTTTCTGTAAatgcatgtttttttaaaaataagataATTAACAGATCattatgttaaaaaaatacttCAATTTAGATAGGTAAGGTGAATCTTTGCCTTAATCAAGATTACCCTTGGCTCTCTTGCCATGTGAGCAGCGACCTTGAGTCGCCTTCCATCCCCAAGAGGATGATGGAGTCTCTAGGAGTTTTGACCCTATTCATTTCATAGTGCTCATAAGTTTAAGTTTCTAGTGATTTGGTTGCTTTTAGAGAAACTCCAGCAATGACCTCTAAACGGAGGCTCCTACCTCTTGAGTAGGGGCTGCACCTACCTTCTAGAGGCCTGTTTTCTACAACCATTTTCTACAACCAACTTCAGCGAGGGCCTCTAAATTTGAACCCCTATTTCTAAattatttcttcttttattttcacaCACATCCTCTATGTATATTCTTCATTTCACACAACATTAATTCAAACTAAAATATTAATAATGCGTCCATTCATGATTTGAAACACGATCCATattcaaattcaaaaattttaaatATGGAAATGACCATATTCACAGCTCACTATCTTTAAATTGCAAAACCATCACACAGTTTGAATAAACAAGTGAGTTGAAGTTACATCCATGTGAAGTCacaaaatacaaatattttAACCAAAACTAAAAATGTTCTAATTGTAACAAATGGGCAAATAGACTTAGAGAGTGAAGACATTGGACCCTTTCAAGAACCGTAGCATGCATTGTAAAACATATGCAATCAGAAATCAAACATGCTACCATGTACCAAAATTCAGTACAAGCGGCTGCAATACTAAAATGCTCAATGCATAAATTCCATATACCTATGGATATACAACAGCGGCATCACATCAAACAAAATTAAATAGGCCAAATGGAATGAATAGCACAAGATAAAATGATTGATAATGAAGCATGCTACCATAAAACATACCTATTGTGATGCTCCATTGACATCACCACCTTTAGAAGACTCAAACCCACCATCAAACCTGCTACCAAATCCACTATTGAAGGCAGCCATCTTTTGTGCTGCATTTTGTGCCCTCATTGCCAACACATAGGTCTTCCGATCCAGATTCAAGGTGCTCACATCACAGAACATGATCCTCTGTTCTTGCTCCCACATGAACTTTTCCTTTACCAAGGATATCTTTTGATGATGAATCATCCTCTTTTCCTTCCACCTCTCCTCCTTTagttttttctcctcctccctcagTTTCTTCTGCTCCTTCTTATCCAAGATCAACTCctcaatagcttctttataTGGACCTGCATCTCCTCTAGTCTTCAACCTTTGCTTTGCTTCCTTCCTTCCAATCGGCCTCTTAGTTTCACTTGCTTGTGCTCAATCAGAAGTATGACTCTTACCAttctcatctccctcttcttcttctttagtGCTTTTCTTAGACAGTGTGGAAGACTTGCTGGACCTTGGTCTCTTGTGCGATTTATCTATTTCTTGAAACTTGGGACAATTCCTCACCTTGAGCCTAAACTGAAATGCCTTCTTTGGTGGCATGGTAGTGAACATTGCATGGGCTTCAAGAAGCTGCAAAAAAGTAAGTGTTAGTTGATGGCAACACAAAAGAATCTATAGAAAATGATCAGTATAGAATTACACTTACATGCTCCTTATATGATACGTCGCTTGGATGTCAACGCTCATCTTGTTCATAGCATGCATGAAACTTGCCACATTCCTTCTTTATCGTGTCCAAGCGATTCTCAAGTGAGTTTAAATTCTTATCAGAATGAAAAGTGCGGTTGGCATGGAAGTGCTCAGCAATTCTTTCCAATATGCCCTGCCCGGCTGCTCATTTGCCACAATAGGATCCATGCTGATACTCTCCCATGACATGCACAATTGCATATCCTCCTGTGGAGTGTAATTGGTTGATCGTTTGGTGCTTCCTCTTCCACCACTTGCTGGAGTAACAGTGTCTTCAAGTAGCATTGATAAGCTCAATGCATCGACAACAGTCTCATCGGACATGAGGTCAGTCCAAGAACCACCTCTTGTTGTCATCTGCAGAGGAAAAAACAAGTTTGTGGTTGGCAATATCTAAGAATTATACATTTGAAtcttagaaaataataatttgttCGCACTGCCAATACACAAAAATATCATCCATAGTAGCAATAATTGTTAGGAGCAGTATAAATATTTCAGCCAAAGAACCATCTCCCGGTATAAGAAAATTATGCTAAAGCTTAAGCAATAGGTCTGCGAACTTATCACTAACCTGTCCTACAATAGCATAGTAGTCATTGTTCTTAATGGACAGTATACGAAAAAAGTATCCAACTATTTCTACGAGACTCTCAGTAACATTGCATATTCACTTTTTTCAGGACTAAAAAATAGGGCAATCATCCCTGCATCTCTCATTGTCTCATTTGGATTTTGGTACTGAGCACTATTACTGCTGTAGAAATTCCCCAACACCAAACTGACCCATTGAATGCTAGTCCTATTTGCTGCTTATCCGAATGCCCCAGCAGCAACACGACATACCTTGGAAATTGCGaaatcaaacaacaacaacataaccTTGAATTGGGAGATCaaacaaataaacaaaacaaGAGCATGCAAGCTTCGATGCACCGATTGCAAGCCTCGGTAAACTACAAAACCAAACTAATTTTATGACAaaacaatcaaacaaaaaaatacatTGCAACCTGGTGGAGGCCTGGTAGAGGTGCTGGTGGAGGAGGGGCAGATCAGGGAAGGTTCGATCGAGGGAGGCGCACCGCGCGAGGGTTGGGCCAGTGAGGAGGGATGGAGGTGCTGGTTGGAGTGGAGCACATCCACGCACGTTGTAGCCCCACACTCCAGCAAGAGCTCAGGCTGGCCTGGATTTTATCCTCCTCGCGACCTAGCGTGGTCCTGGTGGAGGAAAAGAGATAAAGAGGGAAGGAGATGAAGAGGGAAACATAGAGGCGATCATGAGTCTCGGGTGACTCAGTCAGTCCACAAAGTCTTAAGTGGGCCATAAAAATAGTTCACCCTTGTAGCTAGCTGATGGGCCTCCATAAACAAAGAATTATTGTAACGTGAGTATGACATGACTCATATTGCTAGCCATTGGTTGATCTCTGCAttcattgtttttttatttccacCAGGTAATTTATTGTACTCACTCTGTCTGAAAAAAGACAGCATTCTAATAGAGTTGTTTCCAAGTGTAACTTGGAATACACTTTTATAAGAAAAACAAACATCAGTCCCTAACTTTGGCCGGTCCTTTTCCTTTTAGGCTTACAGCCTATGTAACACTTGCTTGTAAATATTTTcctttatatataaaaaaaaataggtaggagctTCCCTACTAATTCCGtcaaaaaaaacaaacatcTAGGATACCATACAAGTAAGATTAAGAAACAGTAGTTCATGATGAATCTAATATACTAATTTACTATCATGGATGTTGATATTCTCTTATAGAAACCTGATCATAAAtaaaaatagtttgacttaaTTAGGACAACTTTAGAGTGCTAACCTCTTACTTTGAAACTTAGTTTACTTATTATGTGCACAGTTAATATATATTACTTCTAGTTGGTGTAGTTGTTGTGCTATTTATGCGTGGTCACAAAGAAATAGCACAGCAAAACAATATAATCCTTTTGTTATCTGAAAGAAATCTTGTATACCTTGAAGAAACATTTTGAAATGTTTACAGGGTTTGAAAACTAAAAGACTCATTGCTTTATACTTCCGCAGGTCTCTCTGCCTTGGTTGTTGTCTCTGTACTCGTGTTTATGGTAAATCAGATCCTAAAGCTCAAAAGGTTCTATGAACAAAATGGTGGTCCATTACTAGAAGGTGTAAAGAATATAAGGATTTACACCAGGAAACACCTTAAACAAATAACAAATAACTACAAAAATTCCATTGGAGAGGGTGCCTTTGGTAAGGTTTACATGGGAACTCTCAAGAACGAACAGCCAGTAGCTATAAAGAAGTCAATCAAAGTTGATGAGGAGAGGAAAAAGGAGTTCACTGATGAGGTTATAATCCAATCTGAAATGAGACACAAGAACATTGTCAGGCTCTTAGGTTGTTGTTTAGAGCTAGATGTCCCCATGCTGGTTTACGAGTTTGTAGCAAGGGGAAGTCTGTATGATTTTCTCTTTAAAAGAAGAGAGAGCATTCCAGTTGATACACGTCTGAAGATTGCTATTGGGTCAGCTGAAGGTCTAACATACATGCATTCTGCTGGGGAGAGTACCATCCGTCATGGTGATGTTAAGTCTGCTAATATTCTTCTTGACGAAGAATTCAACCCAAAAGTTTCAGACTTTGGGACCTCAAGTCTGCTGGCACGAGGAAAGGCGGAGATGACAGAGCGTGTCATTGGGGACATGAGTTACATAGATCCGATATACATGGAACAAGGGATCGTCACACAGAAGAGTGATGTGTATAGCTTCGGAATTGTTCTTATAGAGCTTGTTACAAGGCGGGCTGCAACGTATGATGAGAAGAGGAGCTACATTGAAAACTTTGTTGGTGCTTGTCAAGACAATAGAGCAAGGTTCTTCTTTGATAATGATGTCACATGTGAGGACGACATTATGATCTTGGAGATGGTAAGTGGAGTCGCTGTGGAGTGCCTGAGGCCTAATCCAGAAGAACGCCTAGATATGAAACAAGTGGAACACCACCTTAGGGGTATAGTTGGACAATCTGCACAGAATGGGCAGGAGAGAGGAAACTTCAGGGGAGGACTTAGTCCTGCACCGGATGATGTTGCTTTGCTTAATTAAGCCTGGGAGAATGATGCACCTACAACTTAAGCACATGTAATGTTTTGCACGTTTCATCTATAGTCAAGTAATTTTATTTTGTACTTATCAGTTTTATACGTTTTGTCAAGATTCAAAATCGACACCGTGTCACCGCTATTTATATATTTGAATTAAATGAACAGTTGTTTCGTACGTGCTCTTCTGAATTTGTATGTGTGAACTGACATGATTATCATCTGCACTCTAGTAAATAAGTAATATGTGAAGATATCCACATGTTCTTAGTGAGAAAAAACTAGGAATATCTCTCCTCATTTGTATTTCGGAGTTCCTTTGGCCGTAACCGGAAATGAAGATAAGTCCAACTATTGGTACATTACATACAAACAAAAATGATATCCCAATCAGTAGTATTATTTTTCAGGCTAACAATAAATTTCGACCAAAATTTTGCACACTTGGTAGGGGCAGCATCCATGTCATCGTAGATGAAGTCTAGATGCCATCGTAGTTGCCATTTCTCTAGTTTCAccaagacttcaaggatatatgaCACTTGGTAGCAGCAGCTGTTTTTGTAGCCTTCAAGGATCGACCGATCGAATAAACATGATTGAATATGACCAGACCATTCGCATCTGGGGACAGCATCTTCAGATCAGTAGACGCAAGCACAGATGCCACTCAATATATGACAGATTTATACAGATCACACGGTACAGTAGCGTACTTGTAGTCTGAATGTCTCATACACCACCAATCATATATGCCCAGACACTGCACAGACATTACCGCAAGTCTGAAAGAGCAACAAACAGAGCAACACAGCATCACCAAACGGAAACATGGTACATAATCAAAACACAAACATCAGGCACAGAAGGTCCCGCGCGAGCAACGCGGAAGGTCGCCCCGGTGGAAGCAAACGATATACCACCTCGGAAGATCGGTTGCAAACCTGCAGCTTGTTTCTAAGGAAGAGAGGCGGACAGAAACCACCATCCATCCCCAGCTGCAACAAGCATGAAGCATGTAACGGCAGGTAGAAAGGAATGGTAAGTAATTTTGTGGGTACAAACAAGCTTTAACCTTGTAGGGCAGCCGGGCTTGATCTTGGGCTTCACCTCAGACTTTAGTCACTTGGCATCTCCAACTCATTAAATTCTGGAACATCATGTCTGGTTCCATTGATGACGAGGTTGATCGGGTTATGATGCTTGGCGACCTCCTTTTTTACCGCTTCAACAGTCCTCTTGACGCTAGAGCTGTTGGCGCACCATTTTTCGTTGTAACAGAGGACTACCTCAGTGATCATTCGGAGGTTGCATATACCAGACGGAACATTATATCCCCTGCCTGGGCCGGAGCAAAACTTCAGTTGAAGATAGGTGAGCTTTGGCATAGCTCCATGTCTGAAAGTCAGCCATGGAACTGGGCAGTCCACGGAAAATTCCATAAGCTCGTGGAAGCCCTCACATTCAAACGCTATCTGTTCTCTGGGAATGAACTCCAATCCTAGTACAAGGCTTTTCAATTTTGGCAAGCACCAGAGGATCTCCAGATTACCTGGTTCTAGCTTGCAGACTGTGATTTGCAGGAAAGCCAGTTGCTGGAGCCCATCGATCCACTGGGGAACACTGACAAATCTACCGGTTTCCACCTTAAGTTTTTCAAGCTTCTTCGGTGGATCAGTTATTAAATCCAAAAATTCCATGGAACAACCGAGTTGGCAATGTATAGTCAAAGACTTAAGCAGCCACAGTGTCTCTATCAATGACAGCAAAGCTTCCTGGTAGACTTTGTCAGTGCACTGGTAAGAGGAACATGTTATTGCAAGCACACTCAAGAAACGCATAGTCCACAGAGCCTTGACAAAGCCCATAGAACAATCGCTTAAATTGACAGTTGCTAGCTTCACTATCTTGTCAGGAAGCCGGATCCCCGCAGTTAGCATTGCTGCTATTCCGTCACCACCAATGAGAAGGTATTGTAAATTTTGTAGCCCCGCAATGAGCTTTGGTACCTTCCCTATCTTTGTGCTTGTTAGGTCCAGTTTGATGAGAAATTGTAGCTGAAACACTTCTGACGGGAGCTCATTTATATGTATGTGACTGACATCCAATGTCATTAAGCTGTAAAGCTCCTTGATTTGCGGTGGGAGCTTGCTAACCTGAGTGTTTCTGATGCTTAGATGCCTCAATGCATACATCTTACTATTACATATCTGCAATATGTCCTCATCCTTGAGATCATCCCATTGTTCCAGATCCAACACCACCAAATAGGTGAAGCAATCAAGAAGGTTTATTTGCTGTTCACCCGACACAGCTAGAGACCGAATTGTAGACCAATCATATCTCCGCAGCGCATCCGTTGTCACACGGCCGTGGAGAGCTAGCCGCCGTGGGATCCAATTCTCAGGAGCAGGGTACGCTATCAGTGGTGGTCTAGTGATGACCATGTCTTTAGTGCCTCGTTTTTTCTGAGCGATTTCCTCCTGTTTCTTCTTAGCCATTTCTTCGGTCTCTACTTCATCCCCTCTACTACGTATTAACTCGTTTTCAAAACTTAATCCGATGCACCGCACATCAGGCATAATAAATTCGATGCCCCGCTCGGCATTTGTACTGTAGTCCCTTCGTGCGATATCGAAATCAAGGAGTGGCGCATCCTCCTCAGCGCCCCATAAGGATCCACCAAGAACGGCTCCAGTGACAACAAAATGCGTCCTAGATGATATGGAGGCAAGGAATTGCAGCATGCAGTGGTTGACCTTCCACTGGCAGGGCTCAGCTTCATCAAGATTGTGCTGCCAGTTTGGTGCAGCCCGGGTAATGATGTTCCTATCCACCAGCTCGGAGAAATACACCTCtgcttctctctttcttctGAACCACATTTGTAGCATCATGAACTCACCCCTTATTATGTCCCCCGGGTACGGCGTGTGGGTGAGCCCTTCGTTCATCCATTTCATGACAAGCCAATCCTTCTCGAACATGTGTCCCCGTGGAAGCATGACCATGTACTGTAACAATAGCTTAAGCTCAGCAGGAAGATCCATGTAAGTACGGGATAGTGCCGGCTCAAACTGCTTCAGCAGTGGCGGCCACCCACACCAATTCCAGTTGCTTGAGGTCTTCCTCAAAGAAATAATCTATGTGTGGCATTCCTTGCAACCAGTCAGCGTAACCAGTTATGAATAGGGGTATACCTTCGCAGCTCCTCAGGATCAGCCCAAGTATCCGCGACAGGTTGTCCGACGGGTTAGCAAGTTCCACTGAAGAACCAATAATACCTCTTGTGATAAGCAGCTCTCTTGAATCTGACTCATTCAAAGGCTTCATCTCGTACACGAGACTATTGGGATTGCAGCAACAACTTCGGCCAACACTTCCGACGCGTGTTGTAACCAATATACGACCACGGTTGTCACTATTCGGAAACACATGCTTGATTGCATTCCAAACTGAAGCATGCCATATATCATCAATCAAAATGAAGTACCTAGCAAggaacataaaaaaaaattagattccCAACTGTATTATTGTATCTCATGTAGAATCTAAAATTGGAAGCTCAATAATTTTTTTcgcagaaaaaaaaagcaagctcAACCAGTTCGTACTCGCATAGAGCCCGAGATGAATCCAGTTTACTATTCGTATGATTGGTGTGAACACTGGACAAGAAGTATGTGACGAGTCTCTAACGTTTGGTTTACTTTTCAAATACACATGCGCCTCTcatctttttcccctccatTTCCATCTGCTTCGTTTTCTTTTCCCATGTGTCCATCGTCCCCTGGCTGCCCTAGTCCCACTGCTGCTGCCCTACCGatctgctgctgttgctgctgctgaaaAGCTAGAGAAGCGAGCAAGGCGATAGAAGGAATAGAGAAAGGAGAGGGAAGGACAGCACAAACCCTAGGCTGTTGATGGATCCTCCAAACCCTAGATCTAATTTTTCCACTTTGCTCTTAGTGGAGGGGTCAAGAACTGCTTCTGGTCATTTTTCATTTAGCCGGGTTTGGAGGATATATTAGTGGACGGGATTTGAGTTAATCTCGAAATTAGTCTACGGAGAACTGACAAATATGGTGGTTTCTGTTCATGTCTGTTTTTGTCCAGGACAGAGGTTGAAATATTATTTCCTTTCCACACATCTTTCTGCGAAGTCCTAGTTCGTAATTTTTGCCAGAGTTTGGGACATATCACTTTTCAGTAATAGATCTGTTGGGTTTTCAACGACCTTGTAATAAGCCAAACCAGTTCTTCAAATAACTAAAAAGGTTTTAGAGTTTTTATCATTATTTCCATAGCATGTAGTAGAGTACATGGTTGGACATAACTCTAGTTCTGAATTATTTAGTTCGATTGTTCTGTTTTGGTGTCATAAACTTTAAGTCACGTTAAGAGCATGTTTCCTCCACTATAGAAACCTCAAATTCAAAAGGCTCTAACTCGAAATTGTAGATAGTGGACAGTTAAAGCTTTAGTAAAACTTTGAGAATTCATAGTAGTGCTATATTTGACGAAGGATGAAGCAACCTTAATGACCCTTTTAAATCGGGGTGTCTGCCTGCAATGTGGACCAATGAAATATTGCTAAACAGGTGGTATAAGGTTACCTCAACAGTTGATTGTTAGCGCAAACTGGACCAATGAAATGTAGTTTTAAAATGGTTTAGGTTGTGCTACTACTGTAAAACACATCATTCGTATCGGCTCATAAATGCCAGTGCAAAGCGCACCGGTGCATTATGTCAATTGTACTCCTAAAGTTTCCTTATGATACTTCCAAAGTTTCCTTGTAATTAATTATTCAATAGGATATACTGTCGAAACTGTGACATGTTCTAATTTCATAAGCAGATCTGAGAATAATTGTATCTTCTCATAGTAATTGGTTTATTCTGCGGACGCTGGTACAAAAACTCTAGAGATAAAGTCAAAGCTGGTGCATCCTTCCAATCCATGAAGCAATAATTGAAATGGACGACATACAGTAAAAGGCTTTGACACTTTTTGAGAGTTATCCCCTAATCCGTGAGTTTTTTATGTTTCTCTTCTCTTGCTAATATACTACTGGCTTCTAGCAGTTTTGTTTCTGGCTGCCCTGTATATTTGttggatatgatccgaattACAACGTGTGTCTTGTGGGGACGCCTGGAGGATTCATGGTTCGGGTTGTGTGATTAGCGGATTTATTTCCATATTTGACTGCAGTCAGTTTAGTCCACTTGTAAGCCGTACGGGAAGAGAAAGATAACTCATTATATTTCTTGCATTGTAACTCTCTCATTATAGTGAAGATCGCCGATTGGCGCCCGTGATTTTTTCCCTTaagggttttccacgtaaatgTCTTGTATTCGATCTTGTTTTTGCATTATTTGCTAACAATATTAATCTCGAAATATGTGAATGAGTTCAATTGTGTTCTccttttttttatgttgcattTCAGATTTAGCAACAGGTGTGTCAATTTACAGAAAATCTCAATGATGCAATCATGTGTCACTCTGCTGGTGACATTTTAAGGAGAGGAAGGCATTCCAAAGAAAGTAAGGATGCACATTCAAAATGCACTATATTcttatatttttcctttctAGATAATTGCGTTCTAATTATCACAACTCACAAATAATGCTTCCAGTTGTAGACTATGGATAATATTCATTCCTTATGGGCCGGGGGTGTCCTGGATGATATATTTGAATCGGACCAAATGCATACTTGGTTAATTTTGTGCAACCATCTGGTCGACTTTTCCTTCTCTGATGACGTAATAACTCAATAATGTTTTCATGCTAGAGGATTGGTGTGGAAAGGGTGGAAGACTCAGTTGACAAAGAAATCAGGAAAGGGCTAGATTCTCCCATCAGGGGGCATGGATTATTTGGCGGCACCGAAATGATTGTGCCTTTAATGGAGCAGCCTCCAATATTTCTACAGCCTTGGCCCTAGCTAGAGAGGAAGCTGAGGTTTGGTGTTTTGAGCGAAAAGTTTAACCTTGCTCACTGCTAGGGGAGTTGGTTAATTTCTCGTTTGTCCTTTTTGGTCGGGTTGTCCCCTCCTTAAGGTGATTGTTAAAGTTTAGTGCGGCTGGTGTGTGCGTGCGCGCACGTGCGTGCGTGTGTACGTGTGTGCGCGCGCTCATGGGTGTCTTTGAGTGTTTGTTTGTGTGAGTCCCTAcgcaactctctctctcttctattAATATTATGATACGCAGCTCTTATACGTGTTCGATAAAATAAGTTTTCATGCTAGAGGCATTGGCCTATCATAGATCATTTTAGGTTCTGTGAAATTTATTGCTACCAGCCACAGTTCAGGATTTACACTAATGTGTTACATAGTTCGAAGCAGCATGCGTATAAAAAGCTATTGTTTGCTTTTGCACATAGAAGTTTATGATGAATGCTCATAATGTGATTCCAAGATCTGAAATGCTATGCATATGCTTAGCTTTTTATGAACCATGCGTCAATTATAGCGATCCTACACGTCAATGAACCGCATGATAAATTTCTGTTATATCCTGAGATGATAATATAATTTTGTAGAACAGCATCTGTGATGTATGAATTTTCAAATATTTTAAATTTTCCATATATTTCAG containing:
- the LOC101786555 gene encoding wall-associated receptor kinase 2: MAAPSQYSQLLPTLLILAAATHLILAANPDEQKKPITLPGCPDKCGDISIPYPFGTKPGCFLPGFDVTCNRSFNPPRAFLNATANQHYVGERYYSEASPNPTGALTGDSRSVWPFELVDVSPAKSELRVYGAIRSDCSDASSRNHTVRLQGTTMNINSDGPFFLSPLRNALVGVGLNVQPKMVRSPSIDTTTGYMLACLSYIADDRLAQSGSCTGQGCCQATFRARPEASIFSYNYFSVAFQKQDNTYGTGPKPPCTYGMVVDSSWYNFSTEDMYNYEALPKKYPRGVPFVLDFAVGGGSCAAPQGTGCSGNSSCADAPSGAKGYVCSCLTFYEGNPYIPNGCQDINECSDHSLNGCHHTTTCVNRQGGYDCKCKPGMTRRGTEGPCTEKFPLPAKIIVGLSALVVVSVLVFMVNQILKLKRFYEQNGGPLLEGVKNIRIYTRKHLKQITNNYKNSIGEGAFGKVYMGTLKNEQPVAIKKSIKVDEERKKEFTDEVIIQSEMRHKNIVRLLGCCLELDVPMLVYEFVARGSLYDFLFKRRESIPVDTRLKIAIGSAEGLTYMHSAGESTIRHGDVKSANILLDEEFNPKVSDFGTSSLLARGKAEMTERVIGDMSYIDPIYMEQGIVTQKSDVYSFGIVLIELVTRRAATYDEKRSYIENFVGACQDNRARFFFDNDVTCEDDIMILEMVSGVAVECLRPNPEERLDMKQVEHHLRGIVGQSAQNGQERGNFRGGLSPAPDDVALLN
- the LOC101786949 gene encoding uncharacterized protein LOC101786949, with the translated sequence MIPAAALPPGEDEKEIALLLKDALELLDENEEMAGRATPIEAHGMFKSALEKMKPLPKRIDEILKAGGPGWHATRPTTKFERRFLAIIQKEIDTFVKSLTSSLPQREYHQFHCLRALNSLAGDIDNFLGQYKQGDPLPRVLLRSAARCCCRAKLPRFAPEQLISTPRRFAPEELISKPRRFALEILRSMMIELYHAAEDPCRHTTQLGISGSSSIAEKPHDATKAGDKLLVGIERPVRKLLRWLTTSRDQSLGIMSIVGPAGVGKTTLAMEVGHRLGGYQTKGHYSFEKRTSGEVSRSEIVSFLSSIYRQITNDSTTMPKESMEVEPLALLIRKHLQNKRYFILIDDIWHASVWNAIKHVFPNSDNRGRILVTTRVGSVGRSCCCNPNSLVYEMKPLNESDSRELLITRGIIGSSVELANPSDNLSRILGLILRSCEGIPLFITGYADWLQGMPHIDYFFEEDLKQLELVWLSRTYMDLPAELKLLLQYMVMLPRGHMFEKDWLVMKWMNEGLTHTPYPGDIIRGEFMMLQMWFRRKREAEVYFSELVDRNIITRAAPNWQHNLDEAEPCQWKVNHCMLQFLASISSRTHFVVTGAVLGGSLWGAEEDAPLLDFDIARRDYSTNAERGIEFIMPDVRCIGLSFENELIRSRGDEVETEEMAKKKQEEIAQKKRGTKDMVITRPPLIAYPAPENWIPRRLALHGRVTTDALRRYDWSTIRSLAVSGEQQINLLDCFTYLVVLDLEQWDDLKDEDILQICNSKMYALRHLSIRNTQVSKLPPQIKELYSLMTLDVSHIHINELPSEVFQLQFLIKLDLTSTKIGKVPKLIAGLQNLQYLLIGGDGIAAMLTAGIRLPDKIVKLATVNLSDCSMGFVKALWTMRFLSVLAITCSSYQCTDKVYQEALLSLIETLWLLKSLTIHCQLGCSMEFLDLITDPPKKLEKLKVETGRFVSVPQWIDGLQQLAFLQITVCKLEPGNLEILWCLPKLKSLVLGLEFIPREQIAFECEGFHELMEFSVDCPVPWLTFRHGAMPKLTYLQLKFCSGPGRGYNVPSGICNLRMITEVVLCYNEKWCANSSSVKRTVEAVKKEVAKHHNPINLVINGTRHDVPEFNELEMPSD